One window of the Streptococcus parasanguinis ATCC 15912 genome contains the following:
- the trxA gene encoding thioredoxin produces MAHVITDATFEQETSQGLVLIDFWATWCGPCRMQAPILDQLAEEVHEDDLKICKMDVDENPNTARQFGIMSIPTLLFKKDGQVVKQVAGVHTKAQLKEIIEELS; encoded by the coding sequence ATGGCACACGTAATCACAGATGCAACTTTTGAACAAGAAACCAGCCAAGGACTTGTCTTGATTGACTTTTGGGCAACTTGGTGTGGTCCATGCCGCATGCAAGCTCCAATTTTGGATCAGTTGGCAGAAGAAGTACATGAAGATGATTTGAAAATCTGTAAGATGGATGTAGATGAAAATCCAAATACAGCACGTCAATTCGGTATTATGTCGATCCCAACTCTTCTCTTTAAAAAAGATGGACAAGTTGTCAAACAAGTTGCTGGAGTTCATACGAAAGCGCAATTGAAAGAAATCATTGAAGAATTGAGCTAA
- a CDS encoding CocE/NonD family hydrolase, whose protein sequence is MKKKTMVSIVASSLLIAPMVLHQVAAADEQTEELAPSTEVVHAPSTEATPTTSDASTVTSEEAASSNEGSLDRAAGANQAAHAREDSVAQSEPTFPAATNREAAPQSAPTSGAPATAQDLAKVTGSTLAADQASKELTVQDAVNGLLQWAATDPSQLGQSQADRERFAKSLGLIEKSDDLTRKVSQPELAKMYETAKKLYDAYRAEKKRPLFLNGRAQPIFPYTTGEKADQDYKYEDSQIVRFPVYVETDYDTDADGKPDLVKAIVQLPKAVAQGDFKAATILEARPYVAGTLDENYVTLESLGLPTDGSYDMKKLHSQPAKRQPVSSETTVEAAKKAKASDWYYYSPYEYIYDYEDLNWYDYFLVRGYAFISSAGLGTKGSEGFNTTGSDLEINAFKNIIEWVNGKRKAYTDKTSNVEIKADWATGNVAMTGLSWAGTTTFGVAATGVEGLKTIVPAAGIASWYDYFNSQGTQFGNAPYSDLSWLSLYVSTRMLDQDDWAGIWQNYSNYINQLNKDQYAHDRNYSDVWKERDYTLHPENLKTSALIVHGLNDDNVKTKHFELMYDALKKAGQDVKLYLHQGDHVYPAAMSRGYGITANGQDFYDLLNTWLTHYLYEVDNHVESLPAVLAQNNYDPSKWTSYDNWKSSQRLFLNASSKRLEETISSDYAAAGVEIANRNETVSKASSKANLTFVSDVTEDTTIKGHIPVHFKAALAKGQGKNFQINALLVDVADEDFDVVGNGSVKQDKTADGFWMGSNLSNLSVAEYETIKTKYKVIAKGWINLANPESGYDSASSRASIEPKVGEYHDYTVYLQPNLYTVKKGHKLALVFNTYDPSDLTVEHPYEVIFKTDSIQAAIPIVEKTRAQKAAYVPSATDTDYANLPEVEGGALVAPEVHYKEEYRLPSPESFVQPSQTVPEIEEQMQTGSARQEQPHLTLAVSYGPRFVTTTSESVTEDPQEVTSAVGGEQADHMLPQTGSKDHALGLLGVISLIASSLIFWRKKREDA, encoded by the coding sequence ATGAAAAAGAAAACAATGGTTTCCATTGTCGCATCGAGCTTACTGATCGCGCCGATGGTCTTGCACCAAGTAGCAGCAGCAGACGAGCAAACGGAAGAGTTAGCCCCATCGACAGAAGTGGTCCATGCTCCATCTACTGAAGCAACACCGACAACAAGTGACGCAAGCACTGTCACAAGTGAAGAAGCCGCAAGTTCAAATGAGGGATCGCTGGATCGGGCTGCAGGTGCCAATCAAGCGGCCCACGCAAGAGAAGACAGTGTAGCACAAAGTGAGCCTACTTTCCCAGCAGCAACCAACAGGGAAGCTGCACCTCAATCTGCTCCTACTTCAGGAGCTCCGGCAACAGCCCAGGATTTGGCAAAGGTCACAGGTAGCACCCTTGCAGCGGATCAGGCCTCTAAAGAGTTGACGGTCCAAGATGCTGTTAATGGCTTGCTTCAATGGGCAGCAACAGATCCTAGCCAATTGGGCCAAAGCCAAGCAGATCGCGAACGCTTTGCCAAGAGTTTAGGTTTGATTGAAAAATCTGATGATCTGACTCGTAAGGTTAGTCAGCCAGAATTGGCCAAGATGTATGAAACAGCTAAGAAACTCTACGATGCCTACAGGGCTGAAAAGAAACGTCCGCTCTTTTTAAATGGTCGTGCCCAGCCTATTTTCCCTTATACGACGGGAGAAAAAGCAGACCAAGACTATAAATATGAAGACAGCCAAATTGTGCGCTTCCCAGTCTATGTTGAAACGGACTACGATACCGATGCAGATGGCAAGCCTGACTTAGTCAAAGCCATTGTTCAATTACCAAAAGCAGTAGCGCAAGGGGATTTTAAGGCAGCCACTATTCTCGAAGCGCGTCCTTACGTAGCAGGGACGCTCGATGAAAACTACGTGACCCTCGAAAGTTTGGGGCTTCCAACGGACGGTAGCTACGACATGAAGAAACTGCACAGCCAACCTGCAAAGAGACAGCCAGTAAGCAGTGAAACAACAGTAGAAGCAGCTAAAAAAGCCAAGGCATCGGATTGGTATTACTACAGTCCCTACGAGTATATTTATGACTACGAAGATCTGAACTGGTACGACTATTTCTTGGTCAGAGGCTATGCCTTTATCTCCAGTGCTGGACTTGGTACCAAGGGATCAGAAGGATTTAACACGACGGGATCTGATCTCGAAATCAATGCCTTCAAGAATATCATCGAATGGGTTAATGGCAAACGCAAGGCTTACACCGACAAGACCAGCAATGTCGAAATCAAGGCAGACTGGGCAACGGGTAATGTCGCTATGACGGGTCTCTCCTGGGCTGGAACCACGACCTTTGGTGTGGCAGCGACAGGCGTAGAAGGCCTAAAGACCATCGTTCCAGCAGCAGGGATTGCCTCTTGGTATGATTATTTCAATAGCCAAGGAACCCAGTTTGGCAATGCCCCTTATAGTGACCTTTCATGGCTCTCCCTCTACGTTAGCACACGGATGCTGGACCAAGACGACTGGGCAGGGATTTGGCAAAACTATTCTAACTACATCAACCAATTGAACAAGGACCAGTACGCCCACGATCGTAACTACAGTGATGTCTGGAAGGAGCGGGATTATACCCTTCATCCAGAAAATCTCAAGACCAGCGCCCTGATCGTCCATGGCTTGAATGATGACAATGTCAAGACCAAACACTTTGAACTTATGTACGATGCCCTCAAGAAAGCAGGCCAAGATGTCAAGCTCTATCTCCACCAAGGAGATCACGTCTATCCAGCAGCTATGTCACGAGGATACGGCATCACCGCCAATGGTCAGGACTTTTATGACCTGCTCAATACCTGGCTGACCCATTACCTCTATGAAGTGGACAATCACGTCGAAAGCTTGCCAGCGGTTCTAGCTCAAAACAACTATGATCCAAGCAAGTGGACAAGCTATGATAACTGGAAGAGCAGTCAACGTCTCTTCTTGAATGCAAGCTCGAAACGTCTAGAAGAAACCATTTCTAGTGATTATGCGGCTGCAGGTGTTGAGATCGCTAACCGTAATGAAACAGTCAGCAAAGCCTCCTCTAAGGCCAATCTGACCTTTGTTTCTGATGTTACTGAGGACACTACGATCAAGGGCCACATCCCCGTTCATTTCAAGGCAGCTCTTGCCAAAGGTCAAGGAAAGAATTTCCAAATTAACGCCCTCTTGGTAGATGTGGCAGATGAGGACTTTGACGTGGTAGGAAATGGTAGCGTCAAGCAAGATAAAACAGCAGATGGTTTCTGGATGGGAAGCAATTTAAGCAACCTATCTGTTGCCGAATACGAAACCATCAAGACCAAGTACAAGGTGATTGCTAAAGGCTGGATAAACCTTGCGAACCCTGAGTCTGGCTACGATTCAGCAAGCTCACGCGCTAGCATTGAGCCAAAGGTGGGAGAATACCACGATTACACGGTTTATCTCCAACCAAATCTCTATACAGTTAAGAAAGGTCACAAGTTAGCGCTTGTTTTCAACACCTATGACCCATCTGATTTAACGGTGGAGCATCCCTATGAAGTGATCTTCAAGACAGATTCTATCCAGGCAGCGATTCCAATTGTCGAAAAGACCCGAGCCCAAAAGGCAGCCTATGTACCAAGTGCAACAGATACTGACTATGCGAATTTACCAGAAGTTGAGGGGGGTGCTCTAGTTGCTCCAGAAGTGCACTACAAGGAAGAATATAGGCTTCCAAGCCCAGAATCCTTTGTCCAACCAAGCCAAACTGTTCCTGAAATAGAAGAACAGATGCAAACAGGATCAGCAAGACAAGAGCAACCTCATCTTACACTAGCTGTATCCTATGGACCTCGATTTGTTACCACGACTTCGGAATCAGTTACAGAAGATCCTCAAGAAGTGACTTCTGCAGTAGGAGGAGAACAAGCAGACCATATGCTTCCTCAAACAGGGAGCAAAGATCATGCTCTGGGTCTCTTAGGGGTGATCAGCCTAATAGCTTCTAGTCTCATCTTTTGGCGCAAAAAGAGAGAAGATGCCTGA
- a CDS encoding peptide ABC transporter substrate-binding protein — protein sequence MKKRNVIALAGVALLSAGILAACSGGSKSSSSSNGQKFSYVYETEPENLNYITSGKAATHDITGNLIDGLFENDKYGNLIPSLAKDWTVSQDGLTYTYKLRDDAKWYDSEGEEYADVTAKDFITGIKYAADNKSEMLYIIQDSIKGLNDYVSGKNKDFSAVGVKAVDDHTLQITLNQPESYWNSKLTLGITFPVNEKFVKSKGDKFAQASDTSSLLYNGPYILKSFTSKSSIEMTKNENYWDKDKVYISDVKLEFYDGQDQSKLAKSFGENALSLAKLFPTGSGYSEQAKEFKDEITYTPQDAASYVIGTNIDRQSYKHTAKKTDEEKQSTKKALLNKDFRQAISFAFNREAYAAQLNGKDGASKIIRNLYIPPTFVQADGKTFGEMVKTQLDTYGDEWKSTKLDDGQNGLFDAKKAKEEFAKAKTALEAEGVKFPIHIDMPVDQTTPSRVQRTQSFKQSVEEALGKENVVIDIQMLSKEDLQNVTLFAPNAAGEDWDLSDNVGWSPDYQDPSTYMDILKASSGENTKTFLGFDPSENNEAAKKVGLYDFEKMIKDAGAETQDVNKRYEKYAAAQAWLTDSALVIPTSSSTGRPFLTRIEPFSAPFAWTGGKGKDHVIYKGMKLQDKAVTTADYNKALEKWQKEQAESNKKAQEDLKKHVK from the coding sequence ATGAAAAAAAGAAATGTCATTGCACTTGCGGGAGTTGCCCTCCTTTCAGCAGGTATCCTAGCCGCTTGTTCGGGTGGTTCTAAATCATCTAGCTCAAGCAACGGTCAAAAATTCTCATATGTCTATGAGACTGAGCCAGAAAACCTAAACTATATCACATCTGGTAAAGCAGCAACCCACGATATCACAGGAAACTTGATTGATGGTTTGTTTGAAAATGACAAATACGGTAACTTGATTCCATCTCTTGCAAAAGACTGGACAGTTTCGCAAGATGGCTTGACTTATACTTATAAACTTCGTGATGATGCTAAATGGTATGATTCAGAAGGCGAAGAGTATGCGGATGTAACAGCTAAAGATTTCATCACAGGGATCAAATATGCGGCTGATAACAAATCAGAAATGCTCTACATCATCCAAGATTCTATCAAAGGCTTGAATGACTACGTCAGTGGTAAAAATAAAGATTTCTCAGCTGTAGGAGTAAAAGCAGTTGATGATCATACCCTTCAAATCACTTTGAACCAACCAGAATCTTACTGGAACTCTAAATTGACTCTTGGGATCACTTTCCCTGTCAACGAAAAATTCGTGAAATCAAAAGGGGATAAATTCGCCCAAGCAAGTGACACCAGCTCTCTTCTTTACAATGGTCCATACATCTTGAAGAGCTTTACTTCTAAATCTTCTATCGAAATGACCAAGAATGAAAACTACTGGGATAAAGACAAGGTCTACATCTCAGATGTGAAATTGGAATTCTACGATGGACAAGACCAAAGTAAATTGGCCAAATCATTCGGTGAAAATGCTCTTAGCTTGGCAAAACTCTTCCCAACTGGATCTGGTTACTCAGAGCAAGCCAAAGAATTCAAAGACGAAATCACCTACACTCCTCAAGACGCAGCTTCTTATGTCATTGGTACCAACATCGACCGTCAATCATACAAACACACTGCTAAGAAGACCGATGAGGAAAAACAATCTACTAAGAAAGCTCTCTTGAACAAGGACTTCCGTCAAGCGATCAGCTTTGCCTTTAACCGTGAAGCGTATGCTGCTCAATTGAACGGAAAAGATGGAGCAAGCAAGATCATCCGTAACCTCTACATTCCACCAACATTTGTCCAAGCTGATGGTAAAACCTTCGGTGAAATGGTGAAAACACAATTGGATACCTACGGAGATGAGTGGAAATCTACTAAACTAGACGATGGTCAAAACGGTCTCTTCGATGCTAAGAAAGCGAAGGAAGAGTTTGCAAAAGCGAAGACTGCCTTGGAAGCAGAAGGTGTGAAATTCCCAATTCACATCGATATGCCTGTGGACCAAACGACTCCATCAAGAGTTCAACGGACGCAATCTTTCAAACAATCAGTTGAAGAAGCGCTTGGTAAAGAAAATGTTGTCATCGATATCCAAATGCTTTCGAAAGAAGACCTTCAAAATGTGACCCTCTTTGCACCAAATGCGGCTGGCGAAGACTGGGATCTCTCTGATAATGTTGGATGGAGCCCTGACTACCAAGATCCATCAACTTACATGGATATCTTGAAAGCTTCATCTGGTGAAAATACTAAGACTTTCCTTGGATTTGACCCAAGTGAAAACAATGAAGCAGCTAAAAAAGTTGGTCTGTACGACTTTGAAAAGATGATCAAAGATGCTGGTGCAGAAACACAAGACGTCAACAAACGCTACGAAAAATATGCGGCAGCGCAAGCTTGGTTGACAGATAGCGCCCTTGTTATTCCAACTTCTTCATCAACTGGACGTCCATTCTTGACACGTATCGAACCATTCTCAGCTCCATTTGCATGGACTGGTGGTAAAGGAAAAGACCACGTGATCTACAAAGGAATGAAACTCCAAGACAAAGCTGTGACAACTGCTGACTACAACAAAGCCCTTGAAAAATGGCAAAAAGAACAAGCAGAGTCAAACAAAAAAGCACAAGAAGATCTTAAGAAACACGTTAAATAA
- a CDS encoding M42 family metallopeptidase — translation MNQTVTYLQELTAIPSPTGFTREIADYLVKTIEGFGYEVTRTAKGGVNVTVPGVITDKQRYVTAHVDTLGAIVRAVKPDGRLKLDRIGGFPWNMIEGENCTVHVANTGKTHSGTILVHQTSCHVYKDAGTVERTQDNMEVRLDEKVTNEKETRALGIEVGDFVSFDPRTIVTDTGFIKSRHLDDKVSAAILLNLLRVYKEEQIQLPVTTTFAFSVFEEVGHGANSSIPAEVVEYLAVDMGAMGDDQATDEYTVSICVKDASGPYHYEFRQHLVALAKAQEIPYKLDIYPFYGSDASAAMSAGAEVKHALLGAGIESSHSYERTHLDSVVATEVMVDAYLKSDLVD, via the coding sequence ATGAATCAGACAGTGACTTATTTGCAGGAATTAACAGCCATTCCTTCCCCGACCGGTTTTACACGAGAGATTGCAGACTACTTGGTCAAAACCATTGAAGGCTTTGGGTACGAAGTAACTCGGACTGCTAAGGGCGGCGTGAATGTAACCGTGCCTGGTGTGATCACAGACAAACAACGCTATGTCACAGCCCATGTGGATACCTTGGGGGCTATTGTCCGCGCGGTGAAACCAGATGGCCGTCTCAAGTTGGACCGTATCGGTGGTTTCCCATGGAATATGATTGAAGGGGAAAATTGTACGGTCCATGTAGCCAATACCGGAAAGACCCATTCTGGGACGATTTTGGTCCATCAGACTTCTTGCCATGTCTATAAGGATGCGGGGACTGTCGAGCGGACCCAGGACAATATGGAAGTCCGTCTGGATGAAAAAGTAACCAATGAAAAAGAAACCCGTGCCCTTGGCATTGAAGTAGGTGATTTTGTCAGCTTTGATCCCCGGACCATTGTGACAGATACTGGCTTTATTAAATCTCGCCATTTAGATGACAAGGTGAGTGCAGCGATTCTCTTGAATCTTCTGCGCGTGTACAAGGAAGAGCAGATCCAATTGCCAGTAACGACCACCTTTGCCTTTTCAGTCTTTGAAGAAGTGGGGCATGGGGCTAATTCTAGTATTCCAGCTGAAGTGGTCGAATACTTGGCAGTGGACATGGGAGCTATGGGAGATGACCAAGCGACAGATGAATACACGGTATCCATCTGTGTCAAAGACGCTTCTGGACCGTATCACTACGAATTCCGTCAGCATTTGGTAGCCTTGGCAAAAGCCCAAGAAATCCCTTATAAGTTGGACATCTATCCTTTCTATGGATCAGATGCCTCTGCAGCCATGAGCGCAGGAGCAGAAGTCAAACATGCCCTCCTCGGAGCAGGGATCGAATCTAGCCACTCATATGAGCGGACTCACTTGGATTCTGTAGTCGCAACAGAGGTCATGGTCGATGCCTACCTCAAAAGCGACTTAGTAGATTAA
- a CDS encoding NADAR family protein, whose amino-acid sequence MKEIKFYKVHDEYGFMSNFAPYPFSDGSKIWPTSEHYFQAQKFLVPEIQEKIRQIASPMDAALEGRNRQNPLRSDWEEVKDEVMHQALRMKFRQNPDIAKELLATGDAIIIEHTQNDAYWADGGDGSGNNKLGLLLMHVRQELKNSTL is encoded by the coding sequence GTGAAAGAAATTAAATTTTATAAAGTACATGATGAGTATGGTTTTATGTCCAATTTTGCTCCCTACCCTTTTTCAGATGGTAGCAAAATCTGGCCAACTTCAGAGCATTATTTTCAAGCACAAAAGTTTTTAGTACCCGAAATTCAAGAGAAAATTCGTCAGATAGCATCTCCAATGGATGCTGCTTTGGAAGGACGCAATCGTCAAAATCCCTTGAGATCAGATTGGGAAGAGGTCAAAGATGAGGTGATGCATCAAGCCCTTCGAATGAAATTTAGACAAAATCCAGATATCGCTAAAGAATTGCTGGCGACAGGAGATGCCATCATCATCGAACATACGCAAAACGACGCTTACTGGGCTGATGGGGGAGATGGCTCTGGGAATAACAAGCTAGGCCTTCTCTTAATGCATGTGCGGCAGGAATTAAAAAACTCTACCTTGTAA
- a CDS encoding EndoU domain-containing protein gives MSRAELEEEYGTVIQSYKRFLTMGQGDNVTATMDYEDVKLIWKRYNEVKDDHLGLLPSELAKVDPKFKKRIDAMDQEALEEAYPELKTLISMAHVNPYAQLFKSETERANYDYLLDRYFLLDSQKMLSWRDPAFQTKYDYYIIEEGIDPFTGKPATQEEINRAKDIKNVRAFTESLQLASSLYTSYVGYNQYYNKPYSTFSDVFSKVKGKVPFFNRKIESWNRNVSEFKMYNLDDLANLKHTENFTEKSLSHIFEGDINRRGQAGGYHYDMVEGTSGKIIEGTKGPALNDAGVYEAKVEVNGTLKKANGGNSTFFPDHMSPQEVVDTINEAYEARVFDTNSRNIYEGISKNGMKITMYLDSNEKIISAFPSSK, from the coding sequence ATGTCACGTGCAGAACTGGAGGAAGAGTATGGTACTGTAATTCAATCATATAAAAGGTTTCTTACAATGGGACAAGGCGATAATGTGACTGCTACTATGGATTATGAGGATGTGAAACTAATTTGGAAGCGATATAATGAAGTGAAGGATGATCACTTAGGATTATTACCTTCAGAATTAGCCAAAGTGGACCCAAAATTTAAGAAACGTATTGATGCAATGGATCAAGAAGCATTAGAAGAGGCCTACCCAGAACTTAAAACATTGATCTCCATGGCTCATGTGAATCCCTATGCACAACTATTTAAATCTGAAACAGAACGGGCCAATTATGATTACCTACTAGATCGCTATTTCCTTTTAGATAGTCAAAAAATGCTTAGTTGGCGAGATCCCGCCTTTCAAACTAAATATGATTATTATATAATTGAAGAAGGAATTGATCCTTTTACAGGCAAACCTGCTACACAGGAAGAAATCAATCGGGCAAAAGATATCAAGAACGTGAGGGCTTTTACTGAGAGCTTGCAACTGGCAAGTTCCCTGTATACCTCTTATGTTGGATACAATCAGTACTACAATAAACCCTATTCAACGTTCTCGGATGTATTTAGTAAAGTAAAAGGGAAAGTTCCATTCTTCAATAGGAAAATTGAAAGTTGGAATCGGAATGTTTCTGAATTCAAAATGTACAATTTGGATGACTTAGCAAATCTCAAACATACAGAGAATTTTACTGAGAAGTCTTTGAGCCACATTTTTGAAGGTGATATAAATAGGAGAGGACAAGCAGGTGGCTATCATTATGATATGGTTGAAGGGACTTCTGGAAAAATTATCGAAGGTACGAAAGGACCCGCCTTAAATGATGCCGGGGTTTATGAAGCGAAAGTTGAAGTAAATGGAACTCTTAAGAAAGCCAATGGAGGGAACTCCACCTTCTTCCCTGACCATATGAGCCCTCAGGAGGTTGTAGATACCATTAATGAGGCATATGAAGCAAGGGTATTTGACACTAACTCAAGAAACATTTATGAAGGTATAAGTAAGAATGGAATGAAAATTACGATGTATTTAGACTCTAATGAAAAGATTATTTCAGCTTTTCCTAGCAGTAAATAA
- a CDS encoding ATP-binding cassette domain-containing protein, with protein MFQYLKPLRWYLFFNFLFSGLSNICTALLPYFTQELIRGHYQIALSGYCIAVIGYLTCNYIQMRLDWKQAILFSTNLKNDWFQSLLGLAHHDFKQKTVAEYISYQSNDLDSLEKDYLPPLMSFFKQILRILIYTIIITRTINPIVALILLISTAISIQIPKIVGQLTAKRRQTYLEKQADYYRTLEDLFRGHHLVNKLTLPHFIEQQRSSLKNLQDRYLGYGLTKITGILLTGISFEFISLILFSYLAYSLSHQQIGIPEVVASFGYITAFSEPIQEILYDLQMLESVKPVIKSFQTIVKHPSSIQSPQPSFETITLKNLSKQLGESTLKISFATIHKGDKIALIGENGSGKSSLLNILNGTDEDFQGEILLNDLPLNQLWGRFGLILQQEHSFISSYENNVTLFNTFPAEFKDAEFEATPPQSLSGGQQQRMYLNREKNRQSPLVIMDEPFSALDAHQFEAELKKVLDLPCAVIITLHRQNEALKNFDQVWEIRSGELIIQKNE; from the coding sequence ATGTTTCAATACCTTAAGCCTCTGCGCTGGTATCTTTTCTTTAATTTTCTCTTTAGTGGACTGTCCAATATTTGTACGGCTCTTCTTCCATACTTTACACAAGAATTAATTCGTGGCCACTATCAAATAGCTTTGTCAGGTTATTGCATCGCAGTTATAGGTTACCTGACTTGCAACTACATCCAAATGCGACTTGACTGGAAACAGGCCATTCTCTTTTCGACAAATCTAAAGAACGATTGGTTTCAATCTCTTTTAGGACTTGCCCACCATGATTTCAAGCAGAAAACAGTCGCAGAATACATTTCTTATCAATCTAATGATCTTGATTCACTGGAAAAAGATTATCTACCTCCACTGATGAGTTTTTTTAAGCAGATTCTACGAATTTTGATTTATACCATCATTATTACCAGAACGATCAATCCTATAGTAGCACTGATCCTACTGATTTCAACAGCCATCAGTATTCAAATTCCAAAGATCGTTGGTCAATTGACTGCGAAGCGTAGACAAACCTATCTTGAAAAGCAAGCTGATTATTATCGGACCTTGGAGGATCTATTCCGAGGACATCACCTAGTTAACAAACTCACTCTACCTCATTTTATAGAGCAACAAAGAAGTTCTCTAAAAAACTTGCAGGATAGGTATCTTGGGTATGGTTTGACTAAAATTACAGGTATTCTCTTGACGGGTATTTCTTTTGAATTCATTAGCCTTATTCTCTTTTCCTATCTAGCTTACTCTCTATCTCATCAGCAAATTGGTATCCCTGAGGTGGTTGCAAGTTTTGGTTATATTACAGCCTTCTCAGAACCAATTCAAGAAATCCTTTACGATCTGCAAATGTTGGAGTCGGTAAAACCTGTAATTAAAAGCTTTCAAACTATTGTTAAGCATCCATCTTCAATTCAGTCACCACAGCCTTCCTTTGAAACGATCACATTGAAGAATCTTTCTAAACAACTTGGGGAATCAACATTGAAGATTTCTTTTGCCACCATTCACAAAGGAGATAAGATTGCCCTCATAGGAGAGAACGGATCAGGTAAGAGTAGCCTACTCAATATTTTAAATGGTACGGATGAGGATTTCCAAGGCGAGATCTTGCTGAATGATCTTCCTCTAAATCAGCTTTGGGGAAGATTTGGCCTGATCTTGCAACAAGAGCATAGCTTCATCTCTAGTTATGAAAATAATGTTACGCTATTCAATACTTTCCCCGCAGAGTTTAAGGATGCGGAATTCGAAGCAACACCTCCTCAATCCCTGTCAGGTGGTCAACAACAACGTATGTACCTCAATCGAGAAAAAAACCGCCAGAGTCCATTAGTTATTATGGATGAACCTTTTTCAGCCTTGGATGCTCATCAGTTCGAGGCAGAATTGAAAAAAGTACTAGACTTACCGTGTGCTGTCATCATTACTTTACACCGACAGAATGAAGCACTGAAGAACTTTGACCAGGTCTGGGAAATTAGATCTGGAGAACTAATCATTCAAAAAAATGAGTAG
- a CDS encoding DUF1307 domain-containing protein has product MNKTTKMLAVFLTAGLLLAGCAQKESTKSTTQSSTKATTKSSAKEKTKESSTDESKKEDALAGAQKTVLETSDEAGKSTITLYYKGDTLLLQEKVDDYDVSKVPGENPLETMKEAVAKSQEKFKDLMGHGFELTSEYKDGIFYIRNTIDYTKIDFNKLKEIVPGFNPLDDKTVSYSVTKDSLIKGGMVEK; this is encoded by the coding sequence ATGAATAAAACCACAAAAATGTTAGCCGTCTTCTTGACAGCGGGTCTTCTTTTAGCTGGTTGCGCACAAAAAGAGAGTACAAAATCTACTACTCAATCGTCCACTAAAGCGACAACTAAATCATCCGCTAAAGAAAAGACAAAAGAGTCATCAACTGATGAAAGCAAAAAAGAAGATGCACTAGCAGGTGCTCAAAAAACCGTTCTCGAAACGAGTGATGAAGCAGGTAAGTCAACCATCACCTTGTATTACAAGGGAGATACCCTGTTATTACAAGAAAAAGTTGATGATTACGACGTCTCAAAAGTGCCTGGTGAGAACCCTCTTGAAACCATGAAAGAAGCCGTCGCTAAGAGCCAAGAAAAATTCAAAGATCTGATGGGCCATGGATTTGAACTAACATCAGAATACAAAGACGGAATCTTTTATATCCGCAATACCATTGATTACACAAAAATCGATTTTAATAAATTAAAAGAAATCGTACCAGGCTTCAATCCCCTAGATGACAAAACAGTCAGTTATTCAGTAACGAAAGACAGTCTTATCAAAGGCGGAATGGTCGAAAAATAA